GCCTCGTGCATCATCTCTCCTGCCCCGGCGAAGGGCGAAATTACGAGGACTCCTGGAATATCATTGATCTGGCAGGCAACGAACTCTTTGGCCACCAGATTCATGCCATCACGTAGAGGTGTCACCAGGCACACGGCCGCATCACGATAGAGGGCGGCCAGCTCGTCCTGGCTCACATAGTCGTAGATGTAGCGGATGGGTGCCCAGTTGGCAGTGGTGAAGCGACCGTTGATGCGGCCGACCAGCTGATCGACCTCCTCCTTCAGCTCGCGGTACTCCTTGACGTCTGTGCGCGAGGGAACCGAGATCTGGAGCAGGCTCACCTTCTCCTTGTGCTGCGGATACTTCAGGAGCAGCGCCTCAAAAGCCATCAAACGATGCACCAGGCCTTTGGTGTAATCCAGTCGATCCACACCCAGGATGATCTGTTGCTTCGAGGTCTTCAGCACCTTGGGTGCGTTCTGCGCCAAGTTCACGAACCGCTCGTACGGAATTCCAATGGGCAGTGGTCGGATGCGCACTGTGCGCCCACCGTGCTCCACCAGCAGGTTATTCCGGTCGACGCGACAACCCAGACTACGCTGACAGCAGTCCACAAAGTTTAGACAGTAGTCCTGTATGTGGAACCCGACCAAATCGCAGCCGAGCATACCCTAAAAAACGAAGAAACGATAAAGGACGGATTTATGGATAAGAATGGGGCGGAAGATAGGGAGGCGCACCTGTAGGATTTCATCGGACCAGGGCAGCAGGCGGAAGATATCCCATGGTGGGAACGGGATGTGCAGGAAGAAGGCCAGACGACAAGGCAGGTTCTTCTCCTCGGCATGCTCGCGCACCCAGTTGGCGGCTAGCATCAGGTGGTAGTCGTGAATCCACACAATCGGCGGACTCTTCTCGCTGCCCCGATTATTGGCCAGGCACTTCTCCAGGGCCTCGATGGTGCGGACTGCAAAGTGCTTGTTCACCGTCACATAGTCGGCCCAGTGCACCCCTCCGAAGTTCGCACGCCCGGGCATCGAGTGGAACAGCGGCCAGAACATCTTGTTGCAGCATCCATTGTAGTAGCTGTCGAAAATCTTCGCGTCGATGTTCACCGAGACGACTTGGTCAGACTTGAGGCCGGCGGTGGGGGTCTGATCGTTCGGATTCGACTCGGGTATAGCCTCGTTGGGGTCCTCAAGATGGATGCCGGACCAGCCCACCCAGAGACCCTTGCCTTTGATAACCACGGGACAGACGGCAGTGACGAGGCCACCGGCACTGAAATAAGCACAGAGCAGAACAGAAGCGAACGTTATAAGGTGTGCCACATACTCGCATACAGACTCGCGCCTACGTCGATGTGATTGTAAATATCCCGCCCATTTTATGCAGAGTGCACGACACCAGATCGCTGATAAGGAGCCAGCTCATAAAATCAGCGCCTCAAACGGCAATTGTAAACAAGCTACGGGTCTCTGGATCCGGACTGCCCTCGAGACAATCGAATGCTTAGACCTCAAGACCGACTACGGCTGTAACTTCGTTCCTGGCATAGGTCGGGGAGCTGTTGCTTCGCCGTCTCCAGCCCCCATTTCATACACGTGACGAACTTTTTTCAGTGTCAGGTTCAATTCTCGCCTTCCGTTCCCAACATATGCCTTGATATAATGCCCCTCCGACTGACTAGTATTGACCCCTTTCAGAGACTCTAGAAGGGTCAAAAACGCGTAATAGACCTCGCTGATAAGGcgagtcgtcgtcgtcgcccgCCATTCGTATTGAATTTGTTTTCTAATTTCATATGCTTCCATGGGTTTGGGCTCTGGTCCCGTCTGGCTGTAGTTCAGTTCAATTCCCTTCGCTTCCATCCATCCCTGTGTGTGTTCGTATTCTCCGCTGATAAGGTTGACAACCTATAAGGCATGCGTGTCGAAACAACCTCAACTGCTACTCGTAGATGAACTGAAGCATAGGTAGTTAGGTTGATTTCCCTATcggggattgggattgggtgGCGGCCAGGTTGCTTATCTTCAATGCAAATTATAGGCCTGCGATCTGAATTGGGTTACTTGGAGTCTTTTTGGAGTGCGACGAAGTTTGCCTTGACAAAACTTTGCAAGTCGACCTCTTCAATATTGACAAGAAAAACTATGGAACTTGTGAATTATTCGTATTATTTTCTATTGAATATAATTAATCGGTTTTCTTTGTATGGGTGCAATCCGAACTAAATATTTGCTTGTCCTTATTGCAGCGTTCAAATTGTGGAATCCacttggattggattggatcaGAGCAAGTCCACCTTTAGGGCTAGTTAATAATTTCTAAACTTTTTGAACAGTTTAGTCGATATTCTCATACAACGAATATTCAGCCTCTGTCCGATTACGTAAAGGAAATTAACTATATTTAACACAATTTTAACTCAGATACTTTCATCTTATAGTCACTTGAATAGTCGTTGATTTACAAGGATATATCAGATATCACTCACCTGGCCCTACGTTCCAGCTCCTGAGTTTTGGCATTACGAACCAGCACAAAGGGGAGGCGATTCGAGACAACGATCAAGCTGGCCTTGGTTGAGGGCTCGCCGGCGTTGGTCACAATGATCTCCGTGTCGGGCATTTTGTTCCGTTCCGCTGAGAATCAGCTCAAGATGCTCTACGATCGATTTAGAATGTGTTGGTGGAACGTTGATAGAAACTGCTCGAGGATGCAAAGGGCCAAAATTAGCACATAATTTGTGACTAAATTGGTTGTGAGATCGCTTTTTATAACAGCCGGGGATGGTATGGGAATGTGGAGAATAAACACCTGCCTGTTGGACCTTATGAACTGCACTGACTGGACCTGGGACGTTGACGATCTATCAGTGAGCCTCTTCTATCGCCTATACTTATATAG
The sequence above is a segment of the Drosophila miranda strain MSH22 chromosome 4, D.miranda_PacBio2.1, whole genome shotgun sequence genome. Coding sequences within it:
- the LOC108163396 gene encoding alpha,alpha-trehalose-phosphate synthase [UDP-forming]; the protein is MPDTEIIVTNAGEPSTKASLIVVSNRLPFVLVRNAKTQELERRASAGGLVTAVCPVVIKGKGLWVGWSGIHLEDPNEAIPESNPNDQTPTAGLKSDQVVSVNIDAKIFDSYYNGCCNKMFWPLFHSMPGRANFGGVHWADYVTVNKHFAVRTIEALEKCLANNRGSEKSPPIVWIHDYHLMLAANWVREHAEEKNLPCRLAFFLHIPFPPWDIFRLLPWSDEILQGMLGCDLVGFHIQDYCLNFVDCCQRSLGCRVDRNNLLVEHGGRTVRIRPLPIGIPYERFVNLAQNAPKVLKTSKQQIILGVDRLDYTKGLVHRLMAFEALLLKYPQHKEKVSLLQISVPSRTDVKEYRELKEEVDQLVGRINGRFTTANWAPIRYIYDYVSQDELAALYRDAAVCLVTPLRDGMNLVAKEFVACQINDIPGVLVISPFAGAGEMMHEALLCNPYEVNEAAEVIHRALTMPDDERALRMARLRRREAECDVSHWMRCFLKAVGALEMDDVGTTTMQPVSVDDFDDYLLKYIGYNHKLALLLDYDGTLAPIAPHPDLATLSPEIKNVLYKLSNHSDVYVAVISGRNVDNVKKMVGIEGITYAGNHGLEILHPDGSKFVHPMPMEYEKKVSDLLKALQDSVCKDGAWVENKGALLTFHYRETPNHLRGDMVDKARSLMEKYGFRATEAHCALEARPPVQWNKGRASIYILRTSFGVDWNERIKIIYVGDDLTDEDAMVALKGMARTFRITSSDIVKTAADHRLPSTDSVYTLLKWVERHFMGRKARANSLTYRPTKGDGVQMQMSLEVASTANNLDV